A window of Conger conger chromosome 13, fConCon1.1, whole genome shotgun sequence contains these coding sequences:
- the LOC133107555 gene encoding G protein-activated inward rectifier potassium channel 3-like, which produces MISTEIRSSVASQEVQGWRRPHLRRNSVPPVRTLRAKHLLAYLPRPSQRSPHTLTEKVRSPHTLTEKVRSPHTLTEKVRSPHTLTEKVRSPHTLTEKVRSPHTLTEKVRSPHTLTEKEREQPGEVSCRECRDPGKPQRSPLCHKRLSSRWRVRGASRVQRGPAGEAAIFSSPAASCRGRPRGERYVEALVGDGRRRFSPEGEQRQRYVTKDGKCHVNLGGIDGRARFLSDVFTTLVDLRCRWFLLAFTVCYIATWLAFAQAYFLDAWLRGDLWHATEPEWRPCYRNVDSFLSALLLLVESQMTIGYGSRTVTPECAEGVALLMAQCIVGSALDVLMMGCVFVKISRPQKRAQTLVFSERCVVSARDGRLCLMFRVGDLRESHMVEAKIRARLVRSRLTAEGEFLPLEQAEISLGLDTGADRLFLVEPQTVSHVIDPASPLWETSAQTLKRDRLEVVVILEGIVEASGMTCQARTSYTEDEILWGHRFESCMTKEKGAFQVDYSTFDKTYPVKTCCYSAKEMQERPDLSSYWSTVSDIHQSQPREHLWAEHRAGVGSYIHSSERNICDVYAKV; this is translated from the exons ATGATCTCCACAGAGATCCGCAGCAGTGTGGCCTCACAGGAGGTCCAGGGCTGGAGGAGACcgcacctccggaggaactctGTGCCTCCTGTGCGCACCCTCAGAGCCAAGCACCTCCTGGCCTACCTGCCCCGCCCATCCCAACGCTCAcctcacacgctcacagagaAGGTGCGCTCAcctcacacgctcacagagaAGGTGCGCTCAcctcacacgctcacagagaAGGTGCGCTCAcctcacacgctcacagagaAGGTGCGCTCAcctcacacgctcacagagaAGGTGCGCTCAcctcacacgctcacagagaAGGTGCGCTCAcctcacacgctcacagagaAG GAGCGGGAACAGCCCGGTGAGGTCAGCTGCAGAGAGTGTCGCGACCCGGGGAAGCCCCAGCGCTCCCCTCTCTGCCACAAACGGCTCAGCTCCAGGTGGCGTGTCCGGGGGGCCTCCCGCGTCCAGCGAGGACCTGCCGGGGAGGCGGCCATCTTCTCCTCCCCCGCCGCCTCCTGCCGCGGCCGCCCGCGCGGGGAGAGGTACGTGGAGGCGCTGGTGGGGGACGGGAGGAGGCGCTTCAGCCCAGAGGGGGAGCAGCGGCAGCGCTACGTCACCAAGGACGGGAAGTGCCACGTCAACCTGGGCGGGATCGACGGGCGGGCGCGCTTCCTGTCGGACGTCTTCACCACCCTGGTGGACCTGCGCTGCCGCTGGTTCCTGCTGGCCTTCACCGTCTGCTACATCGCCACCTGGCTGGCCTTCGCCCAGGCCTACTTCCTGGACGCCTGGCTGAGGGGCGACCTATGGCATGCCACGGAGCCGGAATGGCGGCCCTGCTACCGGAACGTGGACAGTTTCCTCTCCGCCCTGCTCCTCTTGGTGGAGAGCCAGATGACCATCGGCTACGGCTCCAGGACCGTGACGCCGGAGTGCGCGGAGGGCGTGGCGCTGCTCATGGCCCAGTGCATCGTGGGATCGGCGTTAGACGTGCTGATGATGGGCTGCGTGTTCGTGAAGATCTCGCGGCCTCAGAAGCGGGCGCAGACGCTGGTGTTTTCAGAGCGGTGCGTGGTGTCGGCTCGAGACGGCCGGCTCTGCCTCATGTTCCGCGTGGGCGACCTGCGGGAGAGCCACATGGTGGAGGCCAAGATCCGCGCCAGGCTGGTCCGCTCCCGGCTCACCGCGGAGGGGGAGTTCCTGCCGCTGGAGCAGGCCGAGATCAGCCTGGGCCTGGACACCGGAGCCGACCGGCTCTTCCTGGTGGAACCCCAGACCGTCTCGCACGTCATCGACCCCGCCAGCCCGCTGTGGGAGACCAGCGCCCAGACTCTGAAGAgggacaggctggaggtggtggtCATCCTGGAGGGGATAGTGGAGGCCTCAG GCATGACTTGCCAGGCCAGGACCTCGTACACAGAAGACGAGATTCTGTGGGGACATCGTTTTGAGTCCTGCATGACGAAGGAGAAGGGGGCTTTCCAGGTGGATTACAGCACCTTCGACAAGACCTACCCCGTCAAGACCTGCTGCTACAGCGCTAAAGAGATGCAGGAGAGGCCAGATCTCAGCTCCTATTGGAGCACTGTCTCTGATATCCACCAATCCCAGCCTCGTGAGCACCTGTGGGCTGAGCACAGAGCTGGAGTGGGCTCATATATACACAGCAGTGAGAGGAACATCTGTGATGTGTACGCCAAAGTATGA